A part of Solibacillus sp. FSL H8-0538 genomic DNA contains:
- the secDF gene encoding protein translocase subunit SecDF codes for MKLANRIITFVLVVALLFTGMGTTVQKVLDDVKLGLDLQGGFEVLYEVESLVDGQDVTPAVLADTTTALDNRINEFGVSEPSIEVEGEDRIRVQLAGLDDQSSARELLSSTANLTFRDVDNNILLDGKDLKEGGASASFDQQNQPIVTLTLKDAAKFAEVTQKVMSMGEGRNLLVVWLDFEEGVDSYAEEATKPKPKFESAASVTQVLNTTDVMISGNFTVEETKNFASVLNAGSLPVKLTEIYSTSVGAQFGEEALTSTVFAGIVGVIIIFVFMLLYYRLPGFISIITLTVFTFLVLAVFNGINAVLTLPGIAAIVLGIGMAVDANILTAERIREELRVGHSVKEAFHFGSKSSLTAIIDAQLTTLLAAVVLFYFGTSSVKGFATTLIISILLSFVTAVWGSRVLLGLLVKSGYFNNPSWFGIAKSKQHKPEENVTTLELTTKFDRLDFVRNRKKFYAASMVICIVGAIILGVFRLNLGIDFSSGTRVEIQANQELTQEEIIKYVDEIGLPTDDVVISGEEKNTAVLRYKEDFTQQEVLDFKADVLKTYGHDPTLSTVSSQVGEELAKNAMYALALAALGIIIYVAIRFEWRMGLGAILSLLHDVFFMVAIFSFLRLEVDITFIAAVLTIVGYSINDTIVTFDRIRENIEHHEKITTKEELANIVNKSLRQTMGRSVNTVLTVIIVVIALIFLGAPSIQNFSIALLIGLVTGMYSSICIAAQVWYSLKVRQMNKTGGSVVKKEKKSWGSDEPQV; via the coding sequence TTAGATGATGTAAAACTAGGGCTTGACTTACAAGGTGGATTTGAAGTTCTTTATGAAGTTGAATCTCTTGTAGATGGACAGGATGTTACTCCTGCTGTATTAGCAGATACGACAACTGCATTAGATAATCGTATTAATGAATTTGGTGTAAGTGAGCCAAGTATTGAAGTTGAGGGTGAAGATCGTATTCGCGTACAGTTAGCCGGACTAGACGATCAGTCATCAGCCCGCGAGCTATTATCAAGTACAGCCAACTTAACATTCCGTGATGTAGATAATAATATTTTATTAGATGGTAAGGATTTAAAAGAAGGTGGGGCATCTGCTTCATTTGACCAACAAAATCAACCAATTGTTACGTTAACATTAAAAGACGCTGCGAAATTTGCAGAAGTAACACAAAAAGTAATGAGCATGGGTGAAGGTCGTAATTTACTAGTAGTTTGGTTAGACTTTGAAGAAGGCGTAGATTCATATGCAGAAGAAGCTACGAAACCTAAACCAAAATTTGAATCAGCCGCTTCCGTAACACAAGTTTTAAATACAACAGACGTAATGATTTCAGGTAACTTCACTGTAGAAGAAACGAAAAATTTCGCTTCTGTCTTAAATGCTGGGTCATTACCTGTTAAACTAACAGAAATTTATTCAACTTCTGTGGGTGCACAGTTTGGTGAAGAAGCATTAACAAGTACAGTATTTGCTGGTATTGTCGGTGTAATAATAATTTTTGTATTTATGTTACTATACTACCGCCTACCAGGTTTTATTTCTATTATTACATTAACAGTATTCACATTCTTGGTACTTGCAGTATTCAACGGTATTAATGCGGTATTGACATTACCGGGAATTGCCGCAATCGTATTAGGTATTGGGATGGCAGTAGATGCGAATATCCTGACAGCAGAGCGTATTCGTGAGGAATTGCGCGTTGGACATTCGGTAAAAGAAGCATTCCACTTCGGCTCGAAATCATCGTTAACAGCGATTATTGATGCACAGTTAACTACTTTACTTGCAGCTGTTGTATTATTCTACTTTGGTACAAGCTCAGTTAAAGGATTCGCAACGACGTTAATTATTTCAATTTTACTTAGCTTTGTAACAGCTGTATGGGGGTCGCGTGTCTTACTAGGCCTTCTTGTAAAAAGTGGTTACTTCAATAACCCATCTTGGTTTGGAATTGCGAAATCAAAACAACATAAGCCTGAAGAGAATGTGACAACATTAGAGTTAACAACCAAATTTGATCGACTAGACTTTGTGAGAAACCGCAAAAAGTTTTACGCAGCTTCGATGGTCATTTGTATTGTCGGCGCTATTATTTTAGGTGTATTCCGCTTGAACTTAGGGATTGACTTCTCAAGTGGTACACGTGTTGAAATTCAAGCAAATCAAGAATTGACGCAAGAAGAGATTATTAAATACGTTGATGAAATTGGCTTGCCAACAGATGATGTTGTTATTTCTGGAGAAGAAAAAAATACGGCTGTATTACGTTATAAAGAAGACTTCACGCAGCAAGAAGTGTTGGACTTTAAAGCAGACGTATTAAAAACTTACGGACATGATCCAACCTTAAGCACAGTTTCTTCACAAGTTGGGGAAGAACTAGCAAAAAATGCGATGTATGCATTAGCATTAGCAGCACTTGGTATTATTATTTATGTAGCAATTCGCTTTGAATGGCGCATGGGCTTAGGTGCGATTCTTTCACTTCTTCACGACGTATTCTTCATGGTTGCTATTTTCAGTTTCCTTCGTTTAGAAGTAGACATTACGTTTATCGCGGCGGTGCTAACAATCGTTGGTTACTCAATTAATGATACAATCGTTACATTTGACCGAATTCGTGAAAACATTGAACACCACGAAAAGATTACGACAAAAGAAGAGCTTGCAAACATTGTGAACAAGTCACTTCGTCAAACGATGGGACGCTCTGTTAATACCGTATTAACAGTAATCATCGTAGTTATTGCGCTTATTTTCTTAGGTGCACCATCAATTCAAAACTTCTCAATCGCATTACTAATTGGTTTAGTAACAGGTATGTACTCTTCAATCTGTATCGCAGCACAAGTTTGGTACTCATTAAAAGTACGTCAAATGAACAAAACTGGCGGTTCAGTTGTGAAAAAAGAGAAGAAATCATGGGGTTCAGACGAGCCACAAGTATAA